One genomic region from Leptolyngbyaceae cyanobacterium JSC-12 encodes:
- a CDS encoding methyltransferase family protein (IMG reference gene:2510097055~PFAM: Methyltransferase domain): MPDLHTVSAAVAKLYDTYPFPPEPLLDEPPPGYNWRWNWLAAYSFCTGRKPATKAIRILDAGCGTGVGTEYLVHLNPQAQVVGIDLSAGALAIAQERCQRSGADRVQFHHLSLFDVDQLPGEFDLINCVGVLHHTSDPIRGIQNLATKLAPGGIMHIFVYAELGRWEIKLMQEAIALLQGNHRGNYQDGVKIGRQIFAALPENNRLVQREKERWSLENQRDENFADMYVHPQEIDYTIDTLFELIDASGLEFIGFSNPQSWQLEPLIGKSPELIERAKNLSDRQRYRLIELLNPEATTHYEFFLGRSPLPRFTWTSDEALLNAIPERNPCMDGYPGQCLFNQDYQIVHLTPEEYQFLQACDENCTNPQTIQTLLSQIPLSLETVRKLLTERLILLVPT, from the coding sequence ATGCCAGATCTTCATACTGTTAGCGCTGCCGTAGCAAAACTTTACGATACCTATCCGTTTCCCCCAGAGCCGTTGTTGGATGAACCACCTCCCGGATATAACTGGCGCTGGAATTGGTTGGCTGCCTATAGCTTCTGTACAGGACGTAAGCCAGCAACCAAGGCTATCCGCATTCTAGACGCTGGGTGTGGAACAGGCGTGGGCACTGAATATTTAGTTCACCTGAACCCCCAAGCTCAGGTTGTTGGCATAGATTTAAGTGCGGGAGCACTGGCGATCGCCCAAGAACGATGTCAGCGGTCAGGAGCCGATCGCGTCCAGTTTCATCACCTCAGCCTGTTTGATGTAGACCAGTTGCCTGGTGAGTTCGACTTGATTAATTGCGTGGGCGTTTTACACCACACATCTGACCCAATTCGGGGTATTCAAAATCTGGCAACAAAACTGGCTCCGGGTGGAATCATGCATATTTTTGTGTATGCCGAACTCGGACGCTGGGAAATTAAGTTGATGCAGGAGGCGATCGCCCTTCTACAGGGCAACCATCGCGGCAATTATCAAGATGGAGTCAAAATCGGTCGGCAAATTTTTGCGGCATTACCCGAAAATAATCGTCTCGTACAGCGAGAAAAAGAACGCTGGTCACTGGAAAATCAACGAGACGAAAATTTTGCTGATATGTATGTCCATCCTCAGGAAATCGACTACACCATTGACACGTTGTTTGAGTTAATTGATGCCTCTGGGCTAGAATTTATCGGATTCTCCAATCCACAATCGTGGCAACTGGAACCTCTGATTGGCAAAAGTCCCGAACTGATTGAGCGAGCAAAAAATTTGAGCGATCGCCAGCGGTATCGCTTGATTGAACTACTCAATCCCGAAGCCACTACCCACTATGAATTCTTTTTGGGGCGTTCCCCATTGCCAAGATTCACCTGGACATCTGACGAAGCATTGCTCAATGCGATTCCAGAACGAAACCCCTGCATGGATGGATATCCAGGGCAATGCCTTTTTAATCAAGACTATCAAATTGTTCATCTCACCCCAGAGGAATATCAATTCTTGCAAGCATGTGATGAAAATTGCACTAACCCCCAAACAATTCAAACTCTACTGTCACAAATTCCTCTCTCCCTAGAGACCGTCAGGAAGCTGCTTACAGAGCGGTTGATTCTGTTAGTTCCAACTTGA
- a CDS encoding ATP synthase I chain (IMG reference gene:2510097056~PFAM: ATP synthase I chain), whose translation MRELSNPEPASPEAQNSMQDYYQLQWELLVTTLILTAVFFAFVWYFYSLTIALNYLLGACTGVVYLKVLARNVERLGTENSKVGKSQIAIFVGLIIVATQWKQLQILPIFLGFLTYKAALLVYMLRILMPSDSR comes from the coding sequence ATGAGGGAACTCTCTAATCCAGAGCCTGCTTCACCAGAAGCTCAAAATTCTATGCAGGACTACTATCAGCTTCAGTGGGAACTCTTAGTGACCACACTGATACTTACTGCTGTCTTTTTTGCCTTTGTTTGGTATTTTTATTCCCTCACAATTGCTCTGAATTATTTACTTGGAGCGTGCACAGGTGTGGTTTACTTGAAAGTGTTGGCTAGAAACGTCGAGCGGTTAGGTACAGAAAACAGTAAAGTCGGGAAATCCCAGATTGCAATTTTCGTTGGGCTGATTATAGTAGCAACTCAATGGAAACAGCTACAGATTTTGCCGATTTTCCTTGGTTTTTTGACATATAAGGCTGCGCTTCTTGTCTACATGCTGCGAATCTTAATGCCTTCTGACTCTCGTTAG
- a CDS encoding F0F1-type ATP synthase, alpha subunit (IMG reference gene:2510097057~PFAM: ATP synthase A chain~TIGRFAM: ATP synthase subunit 6 (eukaryotes),also subunit A (prokaryotes)), producing MLSFPATPILPLASLEVGHHFYWQIGNLKVHGQVFLVSWFVIALLVIASILATRNIQRIPSGIQNLMEYALDFVRELAKNQLGEKEFRPWVPFIGTLFLFIFVSNWSGALIPWKLIKLPEGELAAPTNDINTTVALALLVSLAYFYAGFRKKGLGYFAKYVQPTPVLLPIAILEDFTKPLSLSFRLFGNILADELVVAVLVLLVPLFVPLPVMLLGLFTSAIQALVFATLAGAYIHEALEGHGEEEHH from the coding sequence ATGTTGAGTTTTCCTGCTACTCCTATTCTTCCTTTAGCCAGCCTGGAAGTTGGTCATCACTTTTACTGGCAAATTGGCAATTTAAAAGTGCATGGGCAGGTATTTCTTGTCTCCTGGTTTGTAATTGCTTTGCTAGTGATTGCCTCTATTTTGGCAACTCGTAACATTCAGCGAATTCCGTCAGGTATTCAAAATTTGATGGAATATGCATTGGACTTTGTGCGTGAACTTGCAAAGAACCAACTGGGCGAAAAGGAGTTCCGTCCTTGGGTGCCATTTATTGGCACTCTCTTTTTGTTCATCTTTGTATCTAACTGGTCAGGGGCATTGATTCCCTGGAAATTGATCAAACTTCCTGAGGGTGAATTGGCAGCCCCCACCAACGATATCAACACAACGGTCGCATTGGCTTTACTGGTGTCTCTGGCATATTTTTATGCGGGATTCCGGAAGAAAGGGTTGGGTTACTTTGCAAAGTATGTTCAGCCAACTCCAGTGTTGTTGCCGATCGCGATCTTGGAAGATTTCACAAAGCCTCTATCACTCAGCTTCCGACTTTTCGGAAATATTTTGGCGGATGAGCTAGTGGTAGCGGTACTGGTTCTCCTGGTTCCCTTGTTTGTGCCATTACCTGTGATGTTGCTGGGTCTATTTACTAGTGCGATTCAAGCGTTGGTATTTGCGACATTAGCAGGGGCATATATTCATGAGGCTCTAGAAGGACACGGAGAAGAGGAGCATCATTAA
- a CDS encoding ATP synthase F0 subcomplex C subunit (IMG reference gene:2510097058~PFAM: ATP synthase subunit C~TIGRFAM: ATP synthase, F0 subunit c), with the protein MDPLVASASVLAAALAIGLASLGPGIGQGNASGQAVEGIARQPEAEGKIRGTLLLTLAFMESLTIYGLVIALVLLFANPFAS; encoded by the coding sequence ATGGATCCATTAGTCGCTTCGGCTTCTGTTCTCGCTGCTGCACTGGCGATCGGATTGGCATCTTTAGGTCCTGGCATTGGGCAAGGAAATGCATCTGGGCAAGCAGTAGAAGGGATTGCTCGTCAACCCGAAGCAGAGGGTAAAATTCGCGGCACGCTCCTGCTGACTCTGGCTTTCATGGAATCCCTCACTATCTACGGCTTGGTTATTGCTCTGGTATTGCTGTTTGCGAACCCCTTTGCATCATAG
- a CDS encoding F0F1-type ATP synthase, beta subunit (IMG reference gene:2510097059~PFAM: ATP synthase B/B' CF(0)) codes for MFDFDATLPLMAVQFLLLVIILNAVFYKPLTKAIEERNDYIRRNQVEAQERLSKAENLAKQYEDELADTRRQSQALIAAAQADAQKIVAARIAEAQEQARLQREQAQKELDQQKQEAMQALEQEVDSLSHQILGKLLGSQV; via the coding sequence ATGTTTGATTTTGATGCAACTCTGCCGCTAATGGCAGTCCAGTTCTTACTATTGGTCATCATCCTGAATGCTGTATTTTACAAGCCGCTGACTAAGGCGATCGAAGAGCGAAACGACTACATACGTCGTAATCAGGTTGAAGCTCAGGAGCGGCTTTCAAAAGCTGAAAACCTGGCAAAGCAATATGAGGATGAACTGGCAGATACCCGCAGACAGTCTCAAGCGCTGATTGCAGCAGCCCAGGCAGATGCCCAAAAGATCGTTGCTGCCAGGATTGCTGAGGCTCAAGAGCAAGCTCGTCTGCAACGAGAGCAGGCTCAGAAAGAGCTCGATCAGCAGAAGCAAGAAGCAATGCAGGCTTTAGAGCAAGAAGTCGATTCTCTGAGTCATCAGATCTTAGGAAAGCTACTGGGTTCTCAAGTGTAA
- a CDS encoding ATP synthase, F0 subunit b (IMG reference gene:2510097060~PFAM: ATP synthase B/B' CF(0)~TIGRFAM: ATP synthase, F0 subunit b): MSMLGTFVWLVAEAGVEASEEGGFGINTDILETNLVNLLIVAGLLFYFGRGFLGKILSDRRSSIETAIREAEERKQQAAAALADEQQKLAQAQQEAARIRAAADERAATTKATILEQAERDIQRLRESVTQDVDTERARAIAELRQRITTLALQKAEAELPSRLNDDVQRSIIDRSISMLGGAS; encoded by the coding sequence ATGAGTATGTTGGGAACTTTTGTATGGCTTGTTGCAGAAGCTGGGGTAGAAGCTTCTGAAGAAGGTGGATTTGGCATTAATACCGATATCCTGGAAACCAACCTGGTAAACCTTCTCATCGTAGCAGGGCTTCTATTTTACTTTGGTCGTGGCTTTTTAGGGAAGATTTTGAGCGATCGCCGCTCTTCGATTGAAACTGCGATTCGTGAAGCAGAGGAACGCAAGCAGCAGGCGGCTGCCGCTCTTGCAGATGAACAGCAGAAGCTAGCTCAAGCCCAGCAAGAGGCTGCTCGCATCCGAGCGGCAGCAGATGAGCGGGCAGCTACTACGAAGGCAACAATTTTGGAGCAGGCTGAGCGCGATATTCAGCGATTGCGGGAGTCTGTGACACAGGATGTCGATACAGAACGAGCACGGGCGATCGCAGAATTGCGTCAACGAATTACAACATTAGCGCTTCAAAAAGCTGAAGCTGAACTACCTTCTCGCTTAAATGACGATGTGCAAAGAAGCATCATTGATCGCAGCATTTCAATGCTTGGAGGTGCTTCATGA
- a CDS encoding ATP synthase, F1 delta subunit (IMG reference gene:2510097061~PFAM: ATP synthase delta (OSCP) subunit~TIGRFAM: ATP synthase, F1 delta subunit) → MKDAGIVTGEILERYAQALLSVAQDNNIVDQVVQDVNTILGLLKESQDLRDFLAKPIFKAEDKKAVLARVLGDTVHPYTRNFLLVLVDRRRIVLLEGICKEFQALIRKLNQTVLAEVTSVTELTEDQKRALQEKVIALTGARNVELETKLDPDLIGGVIIKIGSQVIDASLRGQLRRISLRLSNVS, encoded by the coding sequence ATGAAGGATGCCGGAATCGTAACAGGTGAGATTTTAGAGCGCTACGCTCAGGCACTATTATCGGTCGCCCAAGACAACAACATCGTTGACCAAGTTGTACAGGACGTTAACACAATCCTGGGACTCTTAAAAGAGTCTCAAGACCTGCGGGACTTTCTGGCAAAACCGATTTTCAAGGCAGAAGACAAGAAGGCTGTTCTAGCCAGAGTTTTAGGTGATACTGTTCATCCCTATACTCGCAATTTTCTTTTGGTTCTGGTAGACCGTCGTCGCATTGTGCTTTTGGAAGGAATTTGTAAAGAGTTCCAGGCGTTGATCCGGAAGTTAAACCAGACGGTTCTAGCTGAAGTAACTTCTGTAACTGAACTCACTGAGGATCAAAAACGAGCTTTGCAGGAAAAGGTGATTGCGTTGACGGGTGCTCGCAATGTCGAACTGGAGACGAAACTCGATCCCGATCTCATCGGTGGTGTCATCATCAAGATTGGATCTCAAGTAATTGATGCCAGCCTGCGTGGGCAATTGCGACGTATCTCCTTGCGCTTGAGCAATGTTTCTTAG
- a CDS encoding ATP synthase F1 subcomplex alpha subunit (IMG reference gene:2510097062~PFAM: ATP synthase alpha/beta family, beta-barrel domain; ATP synthase alpha/beta chain, C terminal domain; ATP synthase alpha/beta family, nucleotide-binding domain~TIGRFAM: proton translocating ATP synthase, F1 alpha subunit), translated as MVSIRPDEISSIIRQQIEQYDQDVKASNVGTVLQVGDGIARIYGLEKAMASELLEFEDGSIGIALNLEEDDVGAVLMSDGRGIEEGSSVKSTGRIAQVPVGEALIGRVVDALGRPIDGKGEIQTSETRLLESMAPGIIARKSVCEPMQTGITAIDSMIPIGRGQRELIIGDRQTGKTAIAIDTILNQKTENVICVYVAVGQKASTVANIVNILRERGALDYTIVVAANANDPASLQYLAPYAGAAMAEYFMYKGKHTLVVYDDLSKQAQAYRQMSLLLRRPPGREAYPGDVFYLHSRLLERAAKLNDELGGGSMTALPIVETQAGDVSAYIPTNVISITDGQIFLSTDLFNSGLRPAVNAGISVSRVGSAAQTKAMKKVAGKVKLELAQYDDLQAFAQFASDLDKATQNQLARGQRLREILKQPQFSPLSVSDQVASIYAGINGYLDDIPVDKVASYLQGLREYLATSAPKYSELIREKRELSAEAEEILKGAIAEYKKTFLATV; from the coding sequence ATGGTAAGTATCCGACCTGACGAAATTAGCAGCATTATTCGCCAGCAGATTGAACAGTACGACCAGGATGTAAAGGCATCAAATGTTGGTACGGTTCTACAGGTTGGCGACGGGATTGCCCGAATTTACGGCTTAGAAAAAGCAATGGCAAGTGAACTGCTGGAGTTTGAAGATGGCTCCATCGGGATTGCCCTAAACCTGGAAGAAGATGATGTCGGTGCAGTATTGATGAGTGATGGGCGCGGCATCGAAGAGGGTAGTTCGGTAAAATCTACCGGACGGATTGCTCAAGTTCCTGTTGGAGAAGCACTCATCGGTCGGGTAGTTGATGCACTAGGTCGCCCAATTGATGGCAAGGGCGAAATCCAAACCTCCGAAACCCGTTTGCTGGAGTCAATGGCTCCTGGCATCATCGCTCGGAAATCGGTATGTGAACCGATGCAAACCGGGATTACAGCTATTGATTCCATGATTCCTATCGGTCGGGGGCAGCGAGAACTCATCATTGGTGACCGTCAGACTGGGAAGACCGCGATCGCAATCGATACAATTCTGAACCAGAAGACGGAAAATGTGATTTGCGTCTATGTGGCGGTCGGGCAAAAAGCATCCACCGTTGCCAACATTGTGAACATACTGCGTGAGCGCGGTGCCCTCGATTACACCATCGTGGTTGCTGCAAACGCCAACGATCCTGCCTCTTTACAGTACTTGGCTCCTTACGCTGGAGCCGCAATGGCAGAGTACTTTATGTACAAGGGCAAGCACACCCTGGTTGTGTATGATGACCTCTCCAAGCAAGCACAAGCATACCGTCAAATGTCTCTCCTGCTGCGCCGCCCACCCGGTCGGGAAGCCTATCCTGGTGATGTATTCTATCTTCACTCTCGTTTGTTAGAACGGGCTGCCAAGCTCAATGATGAACTGGGTGGTGGGAGCATGACCGCTCTGCCTATTGTGGAAACGCAAGCAGGTGACGTATCTGCTTATATTCCGACTAATGTAATTTCTATCACCGACGGTCAGATTTTCCTCTCGACTGACCTGTTCAACTCTGGTTTGCGTCCGGCTGTGAATGCAGGGATTTCAGTATCTCGCGTAGGCTCGGCAGCGCAAACTAAAGCTATGAAGAAGGTTGCAGGCAAGGTGAAGCTGGAACTGGCACAATATGATGACCTGCAAGCCTTTGCTCAATTTGCCTCCGACCTGGATAAAGCCACCCAAAACCAACTGGCACGAGGTCAGCGTCTACGGGAAATTTTGAAACAACCTCAATTCTCTCCTCTGTCGGTGAGTGACCAGGTTGCTTCGATTTATGCTGGCATCAATGGTTACCTGGATGATATCCCTGTGGATAAGGTTGCCAGTTATTTACAAGGACTCCGGGAATATCTGGCAACAAGCGCTCCCAAGTATAGCGAACTGATTCGTGAGAAGCGTGAACTAAGCGCTGAAGCAGAGGAAATCCTCAAAGGCGCGATCGCAGAGTACAAGAAAACCTTCCTGGCTACTGTGTAA
- a CDS encoding ATP synthase F1 subcomplex gamma subunit (IMG reference gene:2510097063~PFAM: ATP synthase~TIGRFAM: ATP synthase, F1 gamma subunit), producing the protein MPNLKFIRDRIQSVKNTKKITEAMRLVAAAKVRRAQEQVIATRPFADRLAQVLYGLQARLRFEDANLPLLRKRDVKTVGILVISGDRGLCGAYNSNVIRRAENRAKELKADGINYCFVIVGRKAAQYFQRREQPIEAVFSGLEQVPTASEASQIADTLLELFLSETVDKVELIYTRFVSLISSRPVVQTLLPLDPQGLEVADDEIFRLTTRGGHFEVTREKVTAPTQNFPKDMIFEQDPVQILDALLPLYLNNQLLRALQESAASELAARMTAMSSASDNAKQLIASLTLSYNKARQAAITQEILEVVGGAEALK; encoded by the coding sequence ATGCCAAACCTCAAATTTATTCGCGACCGGATTCAATCGGTCAAAAATACGAAAAAGATTACGGAAGCCATGCGATTGGTTGCGGCAGCGAAAGTTCGTCGGGCTCAGGAGCAAGTCATCGCAACTCGTCCCTTTGCTGATCGTCTGGCTCAGGTGCTTTACGGCTTGCAAGCCCGGCTACGGTTTGAAGATGCCAATTTGCCATTACTGCGGAAGCGAGATGTAAAAACAGTTGGGATTCTAGTGATTTCTGGCGATCGCGGTTTGTGTGGTGCTTATAATTCCAACGTCATTCGTCGAGCTGAGAACCGAGCCAAAGAACTCAAGGCAGACGGGATTAATTACTGTTTCGTAATTGTTGGGCGTAAGGCTGCTCAGTATTTTCAGCGTCGTGAGCAGCCGATTGAAGCAGTTTTCTCTGGCTTGGAGCAAGTTCCCACTGCCTCGGAGGCATCACAGATTGCAGACACGTTGCTGGAGCTATTTTTGTCCGAAACCGTGGACAAGGTTGAGCTGATTTACACTCGTTTTGTGTCGCTGATCAGTTCTCGTCCCGTCGTTCAAACTCTGTTACCGCTTGATCCTCAGGGGCTAGAAGTAGCAGATGATGAAATCTTCCGCTTAACCACTCGCGGCGGGCACTTTGAAGTGACTCGTGAAAAAGTTACTGCTCCCACCCAAAATTTCCCGAAAGACATGATCTTCGAGCAAGATCCAGTGCAAATTTTGGATGCATTGTTGCCACTCTACTTAAATAACCAGTTGCTACGTGCCCTGCAAGAGTCGGCAGCGAGCGAGTTGGCGGCTCGAATGACGGCAATGAGTAGTGCTAGTGATAACGCGAAACAGCTCATCGCCAGCCTCACCCTGTCTTACAACAAAGCTCGGCAGGCAGCAATTACCCAAGAAATTCTTGAGGTTGTTGGTGGCGCAGAAGCATTGAAATAG
- a CDS encoding ABC-type nitrate/sulfonate/bicarbonate transport system, periplasmic component (IMG reference gene:2510097064~PFAM: NMT1/THI5 like) has protein sequence MNALTNDLFQSSLQCPCGGSHLPVDHWKYTEGMPQNPVDLVDDLIKMGLYRADVLSLAHCLTGAEFRKELVLLQASGGSPIRRQFCEELIKEAGGFESAFTAAFGPHAAEFFENTIKRGSYSRREFMKRVVASAVLVGMASCASQQKPEAESSRTAAGGANLEKKDLTIGFIPITCATPIVMSEPLGFYEKYGLKVTLKKMPNWAAVRDSAIAGELDAYHMLSPMPISITMGLGSAACPIKLASIENINGQAITVALKHKDTVKEAKDFKGFKIGVPFPFSMHNLLIRYYLAAGGLDPDKDVQISPVPPPDSVAKMTAGELDAMLMPDPFNQRAVFEKVGYIHMLSKDLWDGHPCCAFAASQAWIDANPNTFRAVNKAIIAAAAYASKAENRPKVAEALIERKYLNQPLPVVQAVLTGTFENGLGETLNAPGRIGFDPYPWKSFAKWIASQLVRWDLMPADEAKYDQIANDIFMTELAAELQKEVGQTPPTDVARIEKLKFDTFDPANPAAYVDAQVKKFNV, from the coding sequence ATGAATGCTTTAACGAACGACCTGTTCCAATCATCACTGCAATGTCCTTGTGGTGGGTCTCATTTGCCCGTTGACCACTGGAAATACACCGAAGGAATGCCTCAAAACCCGGTGGACTTAGTTGATGATTTGATCAAAATGGGACTGTATAGGGCAGACGTGTTATCCCTGGCACATTGTCTGACGGGTGCCGAATTTCGCAAAGAGTTGGTTTTGCTGCAAGCATCGGGAGGAAGCCCGATTCGCCGCCAGTTTTGCGAAGAGTTGATCAAGGAAGCAGGCGGATTCGAGTCCGCATTCACTGCTGCATTTGGGCCCCATGCAGCCGAATTTTTTGAGAATACGATCAAGCGAGGCAGCTACAGCCGTCGAGAATTCATGAAGCGAGTAGTGGCATCGGCAGTACTAGTGGGCATGGCAAGTTGTGCTTCGCAGCAAAAGCCGGAAGCAGAATCTTCTCGAACGGCAGCAGGAGGTGCCAATCTAGAGAAAAAAGATTTGACGATTGGTTTTATTCCCATCACCTGTGCTACGCCGATTGTAATGTCTGAGCCACTCGGTTTCTACGAAAAGTATGGGCTAAAGGTGACACTGAAGAAAATGCCGAATTGGGCAGCAGTGCGAGATTCGGCGATCGCGGGTGAACTGGATGCCTACCACATGCTTTCCCCCATGCCAATTTCGATCACAATGGGGTTGGGGTCTGCGGCGTGCCCAATCAAGCTTGCCAGCATCGAAAACATTAACGGGCAGGCAATCACTGTGGCATTAAAGCATAAGGACACAGTCAAGGAAGCCAAAGATTTCAAAGGCTTCAAGATCGGTGTGCCCTTCCCCTTCTCCATGCATAACTTACTGATTCGTTATTACTTGGCAGCAGGGGGACTCGACCCCGACAAAGATGTACAAATTAGCCCAGTTCCACCTCCAGATAGTGTTGCCAAAATGACTGCAGGTGAACTAGATGCGATGTTAATGCCCGATCCTTTTAATCAGCGGGCAGTATTTGAGAAAGTTGGCTACATCCATATGCTGAGTAAGGATTTGTGGGATGGACATCCCTGTTGTGCCTTTGCTGCCAGCCAGGCATGGATTGATGCCAACCCCAATACCTTTAGGGCGGTGAACAAAGCTATCATCGCTGCTGCTGCTTACGCTAGCAAGGCTGAAAATCGTCCCAAAGTGGCTGAAGCCCTGATTGAGCGCAAGTATTTGAACCAGCCCTTACCCGTGGTGCAGGCAGTGCTCACGGGCACCTTTGAGAACGGACTGGGTGAGACGCTAAATGCGCCCGGTCGCATCGGTTTCGATCCCTACCCCTGGAAGAGTTTCGCCAAGTGGATTGCGTCTCAATTGGTGCGGTGGGATTTAATGCCCGCAGACGAAGCCAAGTATGACCAGATTGCCAACGACATTTTTATGACAGAACTGGCAGCGGAACTACAAAAAGAAGTAGGGCAAACTCCGCCCACCGATGTTGCCAGAATTGAGAAACTCAAGTTCGACACGTTTGATCCGGCGAACCCTGCGGCTTATGTAGATGCTCAGGTCAAGAAATTCAACGTATAG